The following are encoded together in the Streptomyces sp. NBC_00341 genome:
- a CDS encoding RDD family protein, giving the protein MSFGDPNPNNPYGQQPGQPPQDQPGYGYPQQAPQGIPPQGQPGYGYPQQQPGVPPQGQPGYGYPPQQPGGTLQANNGYINVPGLGTVEVATMGRRLGARALDGVAYSILYVIFSVIGIAGLVGASKTVDDCSDTAYGTAAHTQCVNDAASASVGVVAGFLGFIAVFALIALLYEWLMVSIWGATLGKMVLNVKVVKESTGQAPGLGAGFIRWIIPMVGSLFCGLGTLLVYLSPFFDNSGKLQGWHDRAGSTIVIKTK; this is encoded by the coding sequence ATGAGCTTCGGCGACCCGAACCCGAACAACCCCTACGGGCAGCAGCCCGGCCAGCCGCCGCAGGACCAGCCGGGCTACGGCTACCCCCAGCAGGCTCCCCAGGGGATCCCGCCGCAGGGCCAGCCCGGTTACGGCTACCCGCAGCAGCAGCCCGGCGTTCCGCCGCAGGGCCAGCCCGGCTACGGCTACCCGCCCCAGCAGCCGGGCGGCACCCTCCAGGCCAACAACGGCTACATCAACGTGCCGGGCCTCGGTACCGTCGAAGTCGCCACGATGGGGCGCCGCCTGGGCGCGCGTGCACTGGACGGCGTCGCGTACAGCATCCTCTACGTGATCTTCTCGGTCATCGGCATCGCGGGCCTGGTGGGTGCCTCGAAGACCGTCGACGACTGCAGCGACACCGCGTACGGCACCGCCGCCCACACCCAGTGCGTCAACGACGCGGCCTCCGCCAGCGTCGGCGTCGTCGCGGGCTTCCTCGGCTTCATCGCCGTGTTCGCGCTGATCGCGCTGCTCTACGAGTGGCTGATGGTCTCCATCTGGGGCGCCACGCTCGGCAAGATGGTCCTCAACGTCAAGGTCGTCAAGGAGAGCACCGGCCAGGCCCCCGGCCTGGGTGCGGGCTTCATCCGCTGGATCATCCCGATGGTCGGCTCGCTCTTCTGCGGCCTCGGTACGCTGCTGGTCTACCTCTCCCCCTTCTTCGACAACTCGGGCAAGCTCCAGGGCTGGCACGACCGCGCCGGCTCCACGATCGTCATCAAGACGAAGTGA
- the purH gene encoding bifunctional phosphoribosylaminoimidazolecarboxamide formyltransferase/IMP cyclohydrolase, translating into MSVNKPIRRALVSVYDKTGLEDLARGLHEAGVELVSTGSTAGKIAAAGVPVTKVEELTGFPECLDGRVKTLHPRVHAGILADLRLDAHREQLAELGVEPFDLVVVNLYPFKETVASGASADECVEQIDIGGPSMVRAAAKNHPSVAVVTSPERYADVLAAVEAGGFDLTARKRLAAEAFQHTAAYDVAVASWFAADYAAADDSGFPDFFGTTYERQDVLRYGENPHQPAALYTSGTGGLAGAEQLHGKAMSYNNYTDTDAARRAAYDHAEPCVAIIKHANPCGIAIADDVAEAHRNAHACDPLSAYGGVIAVNRPVTVAMAEQVAEIFTEVIVAPAYEDGAVEVLSRKKNIRVLRCPEAPSAEVEVKPIDGGALLQVTDRLQAEGDDPANWTLAAGEALSADELRELSFAWKACRAVKSNAILLAKDGASVGVGMGQVNRVDSAKLAVERAGEERARGSYAASDAFFPFPDGLEILTGAGVKAVAQPGGSVRDELAVEAAKKAGVTMYFTGTRHFFH; encoded by the coding sequence ATGTCGGTGAATAAGCCCATCCGCCGCGCCCTGGTCAGCGTCTACGACAAGACCGGGCTCGAAGACCTCGCCCGCGGTCTGCACGAGGCCGGTGTCGAGCTGGTCTCCACCGGCTCCACCGCCGGAAAGATCGCGGCCGCCGGGGTGCCGGTCACCAAGGTCGAGGAGCTCACCGGCTTCCCCGAGTGCCTCGACGGCCGCGTCAAGACGCTGCACCCCCGCGTCCACGCCGGAATCCTGGCCGACCTCCGGCTGGACGCCCACCGCGAGCAGCTCGCCGAGCTCGGCGTGGAGCCGTTCGACCTGGTGGTCGTCAACCTCTACCCGTTCAAGGAGACCGTCGCCTCCGGCGCCTCCGCCGACGAGTGCGTGGAGCAGATCGACATCGGCGGCCCGTCGATGGTCCGTGCCGCCGCGAAGAACCACCCGTCGGTGGCCGTCGTCACCAGCCCCGAGCGCTACGCCGACGTGCTGGCCGCGGTCGAGGCCGGCGGCTTCGACCTGACCGCCCGCAAGCGGCTCGCCGCCGAGGCCTTCCAGCACACCGCCGCGTACGACGTCGCCGTGGCCTCCTGGTTCGCGGCCGACTACGCCGCCGCCGACGACTCGGGCTTCCCCGACTTCTTCGGTACGACGTACGAGCGCCAGGACGTCCTGCGCTACGGCGAGAACCCGCACCAGCCCGCCGCGCTCTACACCTCCGGCACCGGCGGCCTGGCCGGTGCCGAGCAGCTGCACGGCAAGGCGATGTCGTACAACAACTACACGGACACCGACGCCGCGCGCCGGGCCGCGTACGACCACGCCGAGCCCTGTGTCGCGATCATCAAGCACGCCAACCCGTGCGGCATCGCGATCGCCGACGACGTGGCGGAGGCGCACCGCAACGCGCACGCCTGCGACCCGCTCTCCGCGTACGGCGGTGTCATCGCCGTCAACCGTCCGGTGACCGTCGCCATGGCCGAGCAGGTCGCGGAGATCTTCACCGAGGTCATCGTCGCCCCGGCGTACGAGGACGGCGCCGTCGAGGTGCTGTCCCGCAAGAAGAACATCCGGGTGCTGCGCTGCCCCGAGGCCCCGTCCGCAGAGGTCGAGGTCAAGCCGATCGACGGCGGTGCGCTGCTCCAGGTCACCGACCGGCTCCAGGCCGAGGGCGACGACCCGGCCAACTGGACGCTCGCCGCGGGCGAGGCGCTCTCCGCCGACGAGCTGCGGGAGCTGTCCTTCGCCTGGAAGGCGTGCCGCGCGGTCAAGTCCAACGCGATCCTGCTCGCCAAGGACGGCGCCTCGGTCGGCGTCGGCATGGGCCAGGTCAACCGCGTCGACTCCGCGAAGCTCGCCGTCGAGCGCGCGGGCGAGGAGCGGGCCCGGGGCTCCTACGCCGCCTCCGACGCCTTCTTCCCCTTCCCCGACGGGCTGGAGATCCTGACCGGCGCCGGCGTCAAGGCCGTGGCCCAGCCCGGCGGTTCGGTCCGTGACGAGCTGGCGGTCGAGGCCGCGAAGAAGGCGGGCGTGACGATGTACTTCACGGGCACCCGGCACTTCTTCCACTGA
- a CDS encoding bifunctional methylenetetrahydrofolate dehydrogenase/methenyltetrahydrofolate cyclohydrolase — MTAQILDGKATAAAIKSDLTVRVAALKARGITPGLGTLLVGDDPGSKWYVAGKHRDCAQVGIGSIQRELPDTATQEEIEDVVRELNADPECTGYIVQLPLPKGIDTNRVLELMDPAKDADGLHPMNLGRLVLNEKGPLPCTPQGVVQLLRHHDVEINGAHVVVVGRGVTIGRSIPLLLTRKSENATVTQCHTGTRDLSAQLRQADIIVAAAGVPHIIKPEDVKPGAAVLDVGVSRDENGKIVGDVHPGVAEVAAWISPNPGGVGPMTRAQLLVNVVEGAERDSAPAAG; from the coding sequence ATGACTGCCCAGATTCTCGATGGCAAAGCCACCGCAGCCGCGATCAAGTCCGATCTCACCGTCCGCGTGGCGGCCCTCAAGGCGCGGGGCATCACCCCCGGCCTGGGGACCCTCCTGGTGGGGGACGACCCGGGCAGCAAGTGGTACGTGGCCGGCAAGCACCGCGACTGCGCGCAGGTCGGCATCGGCTCGATCCAGCGCGAACTCCCCGACACCGCCACCCAGGAGGAGATCGAGGACGTCGTACGCGAGCTGAACGCCGATCCCGAGTGCACGGGTTACATCGTGCAGCTGCCGCTCCCCAAGGGAATCGACACCAACCGCGTCCTGGAACTGATGGATCCGGCCAAGGACGCCGACGGCCTGCACCCGATGAACCTCGGCCGGCTCGTGCTCAACGAGAAGGGCCCGCTGCCCTGCACCCCGCAGGGTGTCGTGCAGCTGCTCCGCCACCACGACGTGGAGATCAACGGAGCGCACGTCGTGGTCGTCGGACGCGGTGTCACCATCGGCCGGTCGATCCCGCTGCTGCTGACCCGCAAGTCGGAGAACGCCACGGTGACCCAGTGCCACACCGGTACGCGTGACCTCTCCGCCCAGCTCCGGCAGGCCGACATCATCGTCGCGGCGGCCGGTGTGCCCCACATCATCAAGCCCGAGGACGTGAAGCCGGGTGCGGCCGTGCTCGACGTCGGCGTCAGCCGGGACGAGAACGGCAAGATCGTCGGCGACGTCCACCCGGGCGTGGCCGAGGTCGCCGCGTGGATCTCGCCCAACCCGGGCGGCGTCGGCCCGATGACCCGTGCCCAGCTGCTCGTCAACGTGGTCGAGGGGGCCGAGCGCGACTCCGCCCCGGCCGCGGGCTGA
- a CDS encoding DUF3017 domain-containing protein, with translation MGAGTSPADRAAAADGPAAESDAAEVEAQAEAVEAPGGAADDTADGRTGSHLAPAPAEGSAAGRSREAAALTTDTARPEGGGRAAGGDAPAPARQWPLLVVLCTAAIGLLVVATDPFVEAFRIGTILIGVALIGGAVLRLVIPSVGMLAVRSRFTDLVTYGLLGVLIVMLSLMAQPKPWLDIPFLENAVHFTIR, from the coding sequence ATGGGTGCTGGTACGAGTCCGGCCGACCGCGCCGCCGCCGCGGACGGGCCGGCCGCCGAGAGCGATGCGGCGGAAGTGGAAGCGCAAGCGGAAGCCGTAGAGGCGCCGGGAGGCGCGGCGGACGACACCGCGGACGGCCGCACCGGCAGCCACCTGGCACCCGCTCCCGCCGAGGGGTCCGCGGCGGGCCGCTCGCGCGAGGCGGCGGCGCTCACCACGGACACCGCGCGCCCCGAGGGCGGCGGCCGGGCGGCGGGCGGGGACGCGCCGGCCCCCGCCCGGCAGTGGCCGTTGCTCGTGGTGCTCTGCACGGCCGCGATCGGGCTGCTGGTCGTGGCCACCGACCCCTTCGTGGAGGCCTTCCGGATCGGCACGATACTGATCGGTGTGGCCCTCATCGGGGGCGCGGTGCTCCGGCTCGTGATCCCCTCGGTGGGCATGCTCGCGGTGCGTTCCCGCTTCACGGACCTGGTGACGTACGGACTGCTGGGCGTCCTCATCGTGATGCTCTCGCTGATGGCCCAGCCCAAGCCGTGGCTGGACATCCCGTTCCTGGAGAACGCGGTCCACTTCACGATCCGCTGA
- a CDS encoding malate dehydrogenase, with protein MTRTPVNVTVTGAAGQIGYALLFRIASGHLLGPDVPVNLRLLEIPQGLKAAEGTAMELDDCAFPLLRNIEITDDANVGFAGANVALLVGARPRTKGMERGDLLSANGGIFKPQGKAINDNAADDIKVLVVGNPANTNALIAQAAAPDVPAERFTAMTRLDHNRAISQLAAKTGAAVSDIKKLTIWGNHSATQYPDIFHAEIAGKNAAELVNDEAWLGDTFIPTVAKRGAAIIEARGASSAASAANAAIDHVHTWVNGTAAGDWTSMGIPSDGSYGVPEGIISSFPVTTENGTYKIVQGLDINEFSRARIDASVKELTEERDAVRELGLI; from the coding sequence ATGACCCGCACTCCCGTGAATGTCACCGTGACCGGCGCAGCCGGCCAGATCGGCTACGCGCTGCTCTTCCGCATCGCCTCCGGCCACCTGCTCGGCCCGGACGTGCCGGTCAACCTGCGTCTCCTGGAGATCCCGCAGGGGCTGAAGGCGGCCGAGGGCACCGCGATGGAGCTCGACGACTGCGCCTTCCCGCTGCTGCGCAACATCGAGATCACCGACGACGCCAACGTCGGCTTCGCCGGTGCCAACGTCGCGCTGCTCGTCGGCGCCCGCCCGCGTACCAAGGGCATGGAGCGCGGCGACCTGCTCTCCGCCAACGGCGGCATCTTCAAGCCGCAGGGCAAGGCGATCAACGACAACGCCGCGGACGACATCAAGGTCCTCGTCGTCGGCAACCCGGCCAACACCAACGCGCTCATCGCGCAGGCCGCCGCCCCGGACGTACCGGCCGAGCGCTTCACCGCGATGACCCGCCTCGACCACAACCGCGCGATCTCGCAGCTGGCCGCCAAGACCGGTGCCGCCGTCTCCGACATCAAGAAGCTGACGATCTGGGGCAACCACTCGGCCACCCAGTACCCGGACATCTTCCACGCGGAGATCGCGGGCAAGAACGCCGCCGAGCTCGTCAACGACGAGGCCTGGCTGGGCGACACCTTCATCCCGACCGTCGCCAAGCGCGGCGCCGCGATCATCGAGGCCCGTGGCGCGTCCTCGGCCGCCTCCGCCGCGAACGCCGCCATCGACCACGTGCACACCTGGGTCAACGGCACCGCCGCCGGCGACTGGACCTCGATGGGCATCCCGTCGGACGGCTCCTACGGCGTCCCCGAGGGCATCATCTCGTCCTTCCCGGTCACCACCGAGAACGGCACGTACAAGATCGTCCAGGGCCTGGACATCAACGAGTTCTCCCGTGCGCGCATCGACGCGTCGGTGAAGGAGCTCACCGAGGAGCGCGACGCGGTCCGCGAGCTCGGCCTCATCTGA
- a CDS encoding helix-turn-helix domain-containing protein, translating to MPRWKALPEDLDPQVREFAGQLRRLVDRSGLSIAAVADRTGYSKTSWERYLNGRLLAPRGAIVALAEVTGTNHVHLNTMWELTERAWSRAEMRHDMTMEGMRIIQARAALGETGQPSRGHGRSRPSGAVGTAEGAAGASGGGRSPSVPVQRGTVPHIPQQPQPQPQPQSQSQPQPQPQPQPQPQPQPLAWPGQAVGAGAGPGQPPSAHREPGSRRGGRDSGGGRDGSRRKQLVIAVAALGVLVAVTGAVLLTGPGGDSDADRAAAPSPTPKSSAPKLPAGVGCSGSACAGQDPEDMGCGGKHVRTVASATVGASVVEVRYSEPCGAAWARITKAAAGDIVRISAGGAGQDGKVSAALDTYTPMVAVKRVADVKACATLATGTKGCTAEATG from the coding sequence ATGCCTCGTTGGAAGGCACTGCCGGAGGATCTCGACCCACAGGTACGGGAGTTCGCGGGCCAGCTGCGCAGACTCGTCGACCGCAGCGGCCTGAGCATCGCCGCGGTGGCCGACCGCACGGGGTACAGCAAGACGTCGTGGGAGCGGTACCTGAACGGGCGGCTCCTCGCCCCCAGAGGGGCGATCGTCGCGCTGGCCGAGGTGACGGGCACCAACCACGTCCATCTGAACACCATGTGGGAGCTGACGGAACGGGCCTGGAGCCGGGCCGAGATGCGCCACGACATGACGATGGAGGGCATGCGGATCATCCAGGCGCGTGCGGCGCTCGGTGAGACCGGGCAGCCGTCGCGCGGCCATGGCAGGAGCCGCCCCTCGGGTGCCGTCGGCACGGCAGAGGGCGCTGCCGGTGCGAGCGGCGGGGGCCGCTCGCCGTCCGTACCGGTCCAGCGCGGGACCGTTCCGCACATCCCTCAGCAGCCGCAGCCGCAGCCGCAGCCGCAGTCCCAATCCCAGCCCCAGCCCCAGCCCCAGCCCCAGCCCCAGCCCCAGCCGCAGCCGCTGGCCTGGCCGGGGCAGGCCGTGGGCGCGGGCGCGGGGCCCGGTCAGCCGCCGTCCGCGCACCGTGAGCCCGGGAGCCGCCGTGGTGGCCGTGACAGTGGCGGGGGCCGCGACGGCAGTCGCCGTAAACAGTTGGTGATCGCCGTGGCCGCGTTGGGCGTCCTGGTGGCGGTGACCGGTGCCGTGCTGCTGACCGGCCCCGGTGGCGACTCCGACGCCGACCGGGCCGCCGCCCCCTCACCCACACCGAAGAGCAGCGCGCCCAAACTGCCGGCCGGGGTCGGGTGCAGCGGCTCCGCCTGCGCCGGACAGGACCCCGAGGACATGGGGTGCGGCGGCAAGCACGTCCGTACGGTCGCCAGCGCCACCGTCGGCGCGAGCGTCGTCGAGGTGCGCTACAGCGAGCCCTGCGGGGCGGCATGGGCCCGGATCACCAAGGCGGCGGCCGGTGACATCGTGCGGATCAGCGCGGGCGGCGCGGGCCAGGACGGCAAGGTGTCCGCCGCGCTGGACACGTACACCCCGATGGTCGCCGTGAAGCGGGTCGCGGACGTCAAGGCGTGCGCCACCCTCGCCACCGGCACGAAGGGGTGCACGGCCGAAGCGACCGGGTGA